In the genome of Candidatus Delongbacteria bacterium, the window CCACGATCAGAGTTGACACGGTATCCAACGGCTATAATTGCTTCAAGGGAGTAATAATTTGTATTATATGTTTTGCCGTCTTCGGCAGTATGTGCAAAATTTGCACATACTGAACTCTCGTCTAATTCATTACTTGTAAATATATTCTTTAAATGTTTTGTTACTACACTTCTGTCTACATCAAAAAGCTCAGCCATTTGTTTCTGAGAAAGCCAGATGTTTTCATCTTGATATAATACTTCAATATTGATCTTACCATCTGAAGTTTCGTAAACAGTTATCTGATTATCCGGTATTTTCTTGTTATTTTTCATACAATCTCTATCTTTTTGTTTTATTTCGATCCGTCATCCTGTACTTGGCTTGTCCCGATTTATCGGGAATTCAGGATCTTGTTCGTTACGGGGTCGAATGGGAATCGACCCCTACGGTTCGTGGTGTTCTTGTATATTATCGGGGAATTATCTTTTTTAACTGAGTTACAAGATCAGGTATATCCTTTTTAACTGTGTTCCAGATATGTTCACTGTCAACATTAAAATAACCATGTATTAACCA includes:
- a CDS encoding virulence RhuM family protein, which produces MKNNKKIPDNQITVYETSDGKINIEVLYQDENIWLSQKQMAELFDVDRSVVTKHLKNIFTSNELDESSVCANFAHTAEDGKTYNTNYYSLEAIIAVGYRVNSDRG